A genome region from Arachis duranensis cultivar V14167 chromosome 6, aradu.V14167.gnm2.J7QH, whole genome shotgun sequence includes the following:
- the LOC127748519 gene encoding uncharacterized protein LOC127748519 → MASQASQAERSCSASYRNSSQGRRRRTTCYYRERPVLVTSSTAENPERRFWGCVNYGIGEECGYFVWAESEKEQEVARLKRKITCLKGKVTTLERMLTMAVAVAEHRCLCRLVGNMLSVFWSVAVGIGLDQM, encoded by the exons ATGGCTTCGCAGGCCTCCCAGGCGGAGCGTAGTTGCAGTGCTTCGTATCGAAACAGCAGCCAAGGGAGGCGACGGAGAACAACTTGTTACTATAGGGAGAGGCCAGTGCTTGTGACTTCATCAACGGCAGAGAATCCCGAAAGGAGGTTTTGGGGCTGTGTTAACTATGGG ATTGGAGAAGAGTGTGGGTACTTTGTATGGGCAGAGTCAGAAAAGGAGCAAGAAGTTGCTCGATTGAAAAGGAAAATCACATGCTTGAAGGGTAAAGTGACAACACTTGAGAGGATGTTGACAATGGCAGTAGCA GTTGCAGAACATAGGTGCTTGTGTAGGCTTGTTGGCAATATGTTGTCTGTATTTTGGAGTGTTGCTGTAGGAATTGGGTTGGATCAAATGTAA